The following is a genomic window from Chryseobacterium sp. StRB126.
AGTTCTGCTTTCTTCATCTTCTCTTAGGAATCCTATTGTTTTCTGCACCATGGAATTGGCAATATGGATGTCATCATACCATGAAAGTTCTTTATCTGCAAGATAATCGTGGAAATCATCATTTTCAGCAATATATCTTAAAAATAATTTTCCGATAAACTTCTGATCTTCTTCAAAAGAATATCCTTCTTCTTTCATGAAATCCTGATAACGTTTTCCAGCAGTAATTCTTTGGAAAGTCTTTACCAATAAATCATCATGCATATCCCATTTCAGCTGCTTGTGCTGACCTGTGAAGAACAATCTTTCTGGATTTTCCTCCAGCTTAAGCAATACCTGGTTGTTGATGAATTTTTGGTTAGGATTGATGTCTGCATCGGTTTTAAGATACTTGTTCTTCCCGATTTCAATCTGATGTTCTGCTAAATCTTTAAGTCCTACTAAAAAATTAAGCTGATAAATATAGAGATAATAGATTTTCTCTATTCCAGCGAACATGTTTTTCTCTAAAACATCAAATTTTACAGGGTTCTGGTAGTATGAATACACCGCCTGTACTACTTTTTCACGAATTTGTCGTCTTCCTAACATTCAAAGAGCTTTTTAATGAGTGCAAAGATACAAAATTTAAAATTGATGTAATTCGTAGTCTGATGACATTTTTGTAATTTTGTAAAACTATATGAAAGCTCTAAAAACCTTAAACCCCTATTTTTGGAAACACAAAATACTTTTGTTTTGGGGGGTACTATTTATCATTGCCAGTAATTTTTTCAATATATATAAAGTTCAGTTTGTAGGAAAATCTGTAGATGAACTTACCAAAAGCGGAAACCTCGGTTTCAATCAACAGGTGCTTATCTATGTTGGAATCATCGTAGGCTGTTCACTGTTAACCGGATTCTTTACTTTTATGATGCGACAAACCATTATTGTGGCCTCCAGAAGAATTGAATATGAACTGAAAAATAAAATTTACAGACATTATCAGGATTTATCTTTAACGGATTATAAGCAGACGACCATCGGAGATTTAATGAACAGATTAAGTGAAGATGTGGTGGCGGTAAGAATGTATCTTGGCCCAGGCGTAATGTATGTGGCCAACCTTATTGTTCTTGTGTTGATTACGGCAATTTATATGGTAAAAACGGATGCTTCCATGACTTTGTGGACTTTACTCCCACTTCCTATTTTATCTTTTGCTATTTATAAAGTAAGCTCAATCATCAATAAAAAGTCGAAAATTATGCAGAAAAGCCAGTCTGCTATTTCAACTTTTGTACAGGACAGTTTTTCAGGAATCCGTGTGGTAAAATTTTTCGCGAGAGAAAAATACATTGAAAAAAACTACGGAATTAAAGTAACCGATTACCAGAACAAAGCATTGGATCTTGCCAAAACAGAAGCTTATTTCTTTACCATTATCTTGTTTGTTATTGGCCTATTGAATGTTGCCGTTATCTGGATTGGAGGAACAAAATATATTGCAGGAGAACTAAGCATTGGTAAAATTGCTGATTTCTTCATGTATATCAACACCCTAATTTTCCCATTCTCTATGGTAGGCTGGGTAACTTCCGTAAATCAGAGAGCTGAAGCTTCTATGCAAAGGATCAATGAATTCATGGATAAAAAATCTGAGATTGTCAATACCAATTTTGAAACATATCCTATTAAAGGGGAAATCGAATTCAGAAATGTATCTTATGTGTATCCCAATACAGGGATCAGAGCACTGGATAATTTAAGTTTTAAAATTAAAGCCGGAGAATCCCTTGCCATAATGGGAAAAACCGGAAGTGGAAAGTCTACCATTGCTCTTCTTTTATGCAGGCTTATAGATCCTACTGAAGGAGAAATTCTGATTGATGGAAAAAACCTGAAAGAACATAATCTGTACAACTACAGAAACTTCATCGGATACATTCCTCAGGAAAGCTATTTATTCTCCGATTCTATTGAAAACAACATCGGATTTGCCATAGATCATCCCTCACACGAAAAAGTAATTGAGTACGCTCAGATCGCAGATGTTCACAAAAATATTGTGGAGTTTAAGGAACAATATAAAACACTTGTTGGTGAACGTGGGGTAATGCTTTCGGGGGGACAAAAGCAAAGAATTTGCATTGCCAGAGCCCTGATTAAGGACCCAAATATCATTATTTTTGACGATTCTTTGTCTGCTTTAGACACCGAAACAGAGCAGAATATCCTTGAAAATATTGACAAAAAAATTGGCAATGCGACATCCATAATTATCACACACAGAGAGTCTAGCGCTCAAAAAGCACATCAGATTATCAACCTTACCGAAATTGCCAATTCTGTAACCGCATAGCTATTTCATTCCTAATTGTTAAATAAATCATAAAAAAAATTTTGTGATTAAAAGAATTCTTTTATATTTGTTCTTAACAAGATTAAAAAATATCTAACAATGAGTGAATACAAGGAACGCCATGAAAATGAGATTTTCACTAAGGTGTTAAAAGCAGGGAGAAGAACTTATTTCTTTGATGTGCGCGAGACGAAAGCGGGAGATTATTATCTTACAATCACTGAGAGTAAGAAGAATTTCGGAGAGAATGGGGAAGCTACATTCGAGAAGCATAAAATTTACCTTTACAAGGAAGATTTTAAGAGTTTTCAGGAGATGTTTAATGAGTCCACAGATTTCATCATTAATGAAAAGGGTGAGGATGTAATTTCAGAAAAACATGACAAAGATTTCAAAAGCAGATCTTACACTATAGATTCTGACGACGAAGTTTAAAAAAGAATATCTAAAAACACAAGCATCTGAAAAGGATGCTTTTTTTATGTCTTTATGGTTAGTGATTTCCATTCAGCTAACAATAATTATTTATTCACTCTATATATAAAAAACGGTACGCTTTAAAAGCATACCGTTTTGTTTTTATTTATACATACTCCCGTTTTATTTGCGATAATATGGTTGGATCTTGTATCTCATGATCCTTAGCCAACAATAATACCTTAGATAATACTTCTGCTGATTTTGGATCATCATCTGCAAAAGGCAGGAATAATCTTCCTCTGTGCTGGGAATGAACGGGAAGAATAGATAAATATTTCCCCGGGATCTGATGAACAACCGCACTTCCTAAATGTACGCTGTATTCTGCTATTTGCCCTTTTACCAGTACATGTGAGCCTTCAATTTTCACATTATCCAGTTTGAACAGACGAGCCGTTTCCTTCATCAGTACCGTCCGCATTTCAATGGATGAATGGCTGGCTTCAGGATCTACACTTCCTACATGTGCTACTGAAACCACCAGATCTACATCCCGCATTACTTCCGAGAATAGCCTTGGATTAATTTTCTCAAAAGGAATATTCTTATAATCCTTTAATGAATGAAATTCTATTGTTTCCAAGGTTGGACTTTCTATATCTGCAGGTGAGAACCAATCTGCCATAGCATATAGCTTCACCTGGAAGCCTTCTTTATGATACACTTTCTGTAATCCTTCCTCATAATCTACCTTCCACCCTCTTGTTTTAAGCAATGCCAATGTCTGTTTTGGTTGAATCTGATGTCCTGCATACCTACGGGAAATAGATTTATCTTTCAATTCATCAGGTGTAGGAACATAGAGTTCTCTAAAAATTTGCTTAAACGGTTGAATCAGCTTTTCGTTAAAGCAATAATGCTGATAATCACTCCATACAGAATGTTCATGCAAGTCTACACAATGCGCAATACGTAAAGTGTTATCTTCATTCAGTTCCTGGATCTCTCCGTGAGCATTCACAAGGCTTCCATCATGGTAAAAGCCTATTTTATCATTATTGGAAATAAATACTAACTTCTCTAAATGCTTAACGATAACAGGATGTTCAAAAAGGGTTTTCATTTCTTTTAAGAAAAATTCGTCACCTCTTATCATAGCTTCTTCCAATCCTTTTCTGGAACGAGTCCACTGTTCCCGCATAATTTTGCGGTTATTGGTTAATTCCACAATGGCTTTATCCTTTTTAATTTTTGGTGGAATAGATTTCAACTGTTTATCATCTCTAAAAACGACAAGCTCTGCTTTTCCGTTATCTTCAATAATTAAGCCCACAGTTACCCCATCAATCGTCACTTGGGTTTCTTTTGATAAAAGGGTTTGAATTTGCTTGGTCTCCATAGCCCAAGTAAGTCTTACCGGATCCGGATACCCGGCATTTCTTGCCAAGTTTTCCAGAGCCACACGAATTGCCAGAGCTTCACTTGCTTGTTTCATAGAGCCAAACTCCCTGCTTTCTTTTTTAAACTGCTGAATATACTCGTATCTGCTCAACACATCTTTCTCCGGATTGGCTTTGCTTAAAGGAACAAGTCCATACACACGAAGATAATCCTGATCACGTTTGTCTTTTACTTTAGCCGTAACTTCTTTAATCTTTAAACTTCCGGACAAGGTATCGGAATACAATCTTGCTCTTCGGTGACCGTTTCCATCGGAAATATATTTTGCAGATTCATATAACATCTCCCAACGGGCTTTACCTAGTTCTTTATAGGCTTTTGTAAACCAATCTTTATCCACAGCTCCATCTTTAAACTCCTGAATATCTACGGATGAATATTTTGCCACCTCACTTTCTAGTTTTGCATTCTGCTCTTCATAAGCACTGGTCTTGGTATGAGCATGCATCCACCATATTGCTGAATCCAAGCCTTTCCAACCTAAGTAACTGCTGATGAGTAATTGCCATTGCGGTGCGTACACTGCTGCCTGAATCAAACGAAGCTCTGAGACTTTCTCTTTCTTCATCATTTCATCAAAAGCCTTCTGAGTATCAGTTTCTAGAGGATAACAATCTGAAATCAATTTAGAGAAGAGCTTTTGCTTGGTCATATTTTCATTCCTGTAAGCATAAATATAGTTGGCATACAATCCCGATTTACCCAAACCTTTCAGAAGCTGAACCAAACGTTGCGCTCCATATATCGTACGAAACTCCTGGACAAAGTGAGAAACTGCGGTATTGGCATCACCGCGGATAAGCTCTACATCAAGGAATTTATCCTGTATTTCCGCAATCATAGGTTTCAGGAAAGGAAATTCTTCCAGAATATTCTCATTACCATTGATTAGTTTGCCTCTTGTAAGATCTCCGATTGCAGAATCTGCAGTAAGTATTCCTTCGTAAAGTTCTTGTTTGGTAATGAGTTTTAATTCATAGGCTTTACAGAAGAAGTAAAAATCGGGTACAGATTTACTTATATTTTCCTGCAGTCCGTTATGCTGCATCCATCGGTATAAATTCCATTGTTTGTTATGCTGCTCATCAGTAAGATTCGACTCAGGAACTGCCCATAAGAAAGGCATGAAAAAATCAAGCCTTTGCCAGCCATTACCCTGGTCCTGGTAATAATAATCATTGCTATCTTTTCCTTTATAGTGAATAATGCTTTCAGGAAGATTGGCAAAGACCGTACTGGCAGCATCTAATGCAAAATCTATACGCTCTTCGAATACGAATTTATCCTTTAACGATTGCAGAATCATGATGATTGGATTTTCCCATGCATATCTTCCTTTCAGTGGATTTATTAAAAGATCTTTGTAATAGAATACATAATTCTCCATAAAATCCCTGAAGATTTTTCTGTCACAACTCTCAGCCAATGTTAATAAAAATAAATCTCTCGGCTGTAAACCCGACTCCAGATACCATTGCTCCCAAACCTCATGCAATGGGTAATTTTCTGCTAATTGTACAGAAGTAAAACCATCTGTATTTCTTTTAATCTGGCGAAAAGTATTTCCTATCAGCAAAGTGGTTACAGAGCCGTCCCATTCATCAGATTCATATTCATGATCTTTATGCTGGAGAAACAAATCATTAAGCTTCTTTATTTCCTCTTTTATATCATCCATGGGTTTTGTAAACCCGTATTTATCTTTCTTAGTAGCCTGTGCATATAAAGAGTCCGGTTTTACCTTCGGCAAAGCAAACTTTGATATCACGCCAGGATTATAAAAACCATATCCATTGTCTTCAGAAAGAATCGGCTGATCTCCGGCTGGATTAATCTGATCCAATAAACCTTGTTCTCTTTCCGTTATTTTTGATCTTTCAGCATATTGTTGAGTCCAGTTGGCAATTTGGG
Proteins encoded in this region:
- a CDS encoding transcription antitermination protein NusB, with product MLGRRQIREKVVQAVYSYYQNPVKFDVLEKNMFAGIEKIYYLYIYQLNFLVGLKDLAEHQIEIGKNKYLKTDADINPNQKFINNQVLLKLEENPERLFFTGQHKQLKWDMHDDLLVKTFQRITAGKRYQDFMKEEGYSFEEDQKFIGKLFLRYIAENDDFHDYLADKELSWYDDIHIANSMVQKTIGFLREDEESRTLIKMIKDEDDKTFAAKLLKDTLNNWENNEKKLEERLENWDLERISLMDKVILSTAISELDNFAFTPSRVIINEYIEIAKVFATDRSNIFINGILDKYCKDQNRI
- a CDS encoding ABC transporter ATP-binding protein, giving the protein MKALKTLNPYFWKHKILLFWGVLFIIASNFFNIYKVQFVGKSVDELTKSGNLGFNQQVLIYVGIIVGCSLLTGFFTFMMRQTIIVASRRIEYELKNKIYRHYQDLSLTDYKQTTIGDLMNRLSEDVVAVRMYLGPGVMYVANLIVLVLITAIYMVKTDASMTLWTLLPLPILSFAIYKVSSIINKKSKIMQKSQSAISTFVQDSFSGIRVVKFFAREKYIEKNYGIKVTDYQNKALDLAKTEAYFFTIILFVIGLLNVAVIWIGGTKYIAGELSIGKIADFFMYINTLIFPFSMVGWVTSVNQRAEASMQRINEFMDKKSEIVNTNFETYPIKGEIEFRNVSYVYPNTGIRALDNLSFKIKAGESLAIMGKTGSGKSTIALLLCRLIDPTEGEILIDGKNLKEHNLYNYRNFIGYIPQESYLFSDSIENNIGFAIDHPSHEKVIEYAQIADVHKNIVEFKEQYKTLVGERGVMLSGGQKQRICIARALIKDPNIIIFDDSLSALDTETEQNILENIDKKIGNATSIIITHRESSAQKAHQIINLTEIANSVTA
- a CDS encoding DUF3276 family protein, with amino-acid sequence MSEYKERHENEIFTKVLKAGRRTYFFDVRETKAGDYYLTITESKKNFGENGEATFEKHKIYLYKEDFKSFQEMFNESTDFIINEKGEDVISEKHDKDFKSRSYTIDSDDEV
- a CDS encoding DUF4132 domain-containing protein, coding for MEITKKLESKKLIKNFYEKQRKDLLEHSEQGVPSSLFPDRPILTKEVAELSKLLKGKPNYFERVNLGSKEAEKLKEYINPDIWEDQDYYNLLIYLFGENADLVKYAWNKMQYKMYQNNYSRRSFRAPHREDYIMLNQVNFIRELMIFPCIYSYNDDQNFDLSLEEQIIYDNELVHNSSRFYVWSAAIDTGNTAIYQLIEDIIFNKHTEGKVSLNIIKALLNCEQKKCWELVEKLLLAAQRQEGLRQTILEALDETSVGALEYMIHVIIDQKLTRFSSVVRAIDTWTGLGWEAEKESVVKNILLSADHYFKNPGEIAEAMKSRNNNEVYMALWVQGVKDVEKTVPYLHQLFDKGDVAKKCLAIKFAIETADPYIQMPLYYKAVLEGNIEVLAFAGYPMSMLLSNNTDSKFFINNADYPDFFEKLHELTLKTEIKEKKFEGKIFSWLNAAFKKSDLYASMFYLVGEDSDKLDIVLSYFDQFDLPLRELLTRNILREFYCYSLSYAVGKKKLKVTAFQKEFAFKILKDRGEALIASGINVLLQDPLNKEEIMVFFDLFKRKGGVLRKKLIELVIQQNDNVITPLVEELMGKGDLEQRAASLDIMLQLQKEKRISTQIANWTQQYAERSKITEREQGLLDQINPAGDQPILSEDNGYGFYNPGVISKFALPKVKPDSLYAQATKKDKYGFTKPMDDIKEEIKKLNDLFLQHKDHEYESDEWDGSVTTLLIGNTFRQIKRNTDGFTSVQLAENYPLHEVWEQWYLESGLQPRDLFLLTLAESCDRKIFRDFMENYVFYYKDLLINPLKGRYAWENPIIMILQSLKDKFVFEERIDFALDAASTVFANLPESIIHYKGKDSNDYYYQDQGNGWQRLDFFMPFLWAVPESNLTDEQHNKQWNLYRWMQHNGLQENISKSVPDFYFFCKAYELKLITKQELYEGILTADSAIGDLTRGKLINGNENILEEFPFLKPMIAEIQDKFLDVELIRGDANTAVSHFVQEFRTIYGAQRLVQLLKGLGKSGLYANYIYAYRNENMTKQKLFSKLISDCYPLETDTQKAFDEMMKKEKVSELRLIQAAVYAPQWQLLISSYLGWKGLDSAIWWMHAHTKTSAYEEQNAKLESEVAKYSSVDIQEFKDGAVDKDWFTKAYKELGKARWEMLYESAKYISDGNGHRRARLYSDTLSGSLKIKEVTAKVKDKRDQDYLRVYGLVPLSKANPEKDVLSRYEYIQQFKKESREFGSMKQASEALAIRVALENLARNAGYPDPVRLTWAMETKQIQTLLSKETQVTIDGVTVGLIIEDNGKAELVVFRDDKQLKSIPPKIKKDKAIVELTNNRKIMREQWTRSRKGLEEAMIRGDEFFLKEMKTLFEHPVIVKHLEKLVFISNNDKIGFYHDGSLVNAHGEIQELNEDNTLRIAHCVDLHEHSVWSDYQHYCFNEKLIQPFKQIFRELYVPTPDELKDKSISRRYAGHQIQPKQTLALLKTRGWKVDYEEGLQKVYHKEGFQVKLYAMADWFSPADIESPTLETIEFHSLKDYKNIPFEKINPRLFSEVMRDVDLVVSVAHVGSVDPEASHSSIEMRTVLMKETARLFKLDNVKIEGSHVLVKGQIAEYSVHLGSAVVHQIPGKYLSILPVHSQHRGRLFLPFADDDPKSAEVLSKVLLLAKDHEIQDPTILSQIKREYV